TTGTTGGATCCATCGTTTGTGGACTTGCCCTTGCCGTGCTCATCAATGTACGGATCAAGGGAATTTCCTTCTTCCGCTCAGCCATCTACCTCCCCGTGGTAACCTCTGCTGTAGCAGTGGGAATCATCTGGAACTGGATGCTCGGCCCCACCTATGGGTTGGTGAACAACCTTATCGAGGCTATTGGGCTGACCCCACCATACTGGCTTGGGGATACCCGTCTTGTGCTTAACACCGTAGCTTCGGTGCAAGTCTGGAAAATGAGCGGCTACTATATGATCATCTTCCTCGCCGGTTTGCAGGGTATCAATAGGGATACACTGGAATCAGCACGAGTTGATGGGGCCAATGCATTCCAGAGTTTCTTCAGGATTACCCTACCCATGCTGATGCCAACCCTGTTTTTCGTACTCACCATCACCATCATCGACTCGTTCAAGAACTTCGAGCTGATCTATGCCATGACCAAGGGAGGCCCACAGAACGCGAGCAACACCCTGGTCTATGATGTCTACCTCAATGCTTTCGTCTACTACCGGGTAGGCTATGCTTCAGCGATTGCCTACATCCTCCTGCTCTTCGTGGGACTGATGACCATTTTCAACTTCTACATCAAGAAGCATCTGGTCCAGAACTTGGATTGAGGAGAAAGACGATGAAACAGAAACACGCAGACCGATATCGTCTCCTCCTGATCGCCGTTGTTGCGATTCTCTATATCTTTCCCTTCCTCTGGATGGTCTCCAACTCATTCATGTCGGAGAAGAACATCTTCTCCGTACCCCCGAAGTTCATCCCCGACCTTCTCTTCACCGACCAGGTGTTCGATAATTACAAGGAAGTCTTCACCCAGTACGACTTCGGCAGATACACCATCAACAGTCTCTGGGTTTATGCATTGGCAGCATTTGGACAGATCCTGGTCTGTTCACTTGCTGGATTTGCGCTATCAACCATGCAATTCAAGGGAAAGAATCTCATTTTCTCCCTCTTGATCTTTACGCTCATGATCCCCGTTCAGGTGACCATTATCCCCGAGTATTATCTCTTTCTCAAACTCAACTGGATGGACACCTATCTCCCCTTGATCGTACCCTCTTTCCTTGCTGGAGCCTTTGGGACCTTTATGCTCAAGGAGTTCTTTGCCCAAGTTCCCCGCCCGCTCTTTGATGCAGGGATCATAGATGGGGTGAATGCCTACCAGATGTTTGCACGCATCTACCTACCTCAGGCATCCAGTCCTATCGCCACCCTCTTCATCATCGCATTCATGAACAACTGGAACGATCTGCTACGCCCCATGCTCTATATCTCGAGTAGGAAACTCTATACTGTGACCATTGCCCTCTCCCAGTTCCAGAACCAGTATGGAGTCAAATGGAATCTATTGCTGGCAGGAAGTGTACTCTCCGTACTTCCCCTGCTCATCATCTTCGCGTTCAGCCAACGGTATATCATCGAGAGCACCATGAACACAGGCATCAAGGGGTAGCATGAGAAACACCATCATTACCGAGACCCATCAAAACAAGGAGATACAACGTTTCCAGGTAGTAGAAGCGTTTGCATGGAAAAACCTGCAGTTCGCCTCTCCTGGTTTCGATGCAAGAGTAATCAGGGAGATTGCCAGGCTCTACCGGCTCAATATCGTGGAGAAAGACCCCTCTGCCTATGGCAGACTGGTCTTCTTTCATGTACCTGAGGATATCGAGCTTCCTTTTTTCACTCATAGTGAAAGTACGAGGTTTTTCTCTCGAAACATTACCGCAAAAGTGCAGCTCCAGAGGCTCGCAAATGAGGGTAGTCTCTACTGGGAGGGAATATGGATAAGCAAGGATGCTTCTGCCAGGCTGTTCCTTAACCAGCTGGAGGCAGAGCATCACCTTGAGGTGGTTTCGGGCGAAAAGGATGAGATCACCTTCATTCCCATTGATGGGAAGGTAGGCTTCCCCTCTTCCCTTGCCTTTCCCCTTGTCGTAAACTCCCATTTTTTCCTGATGGACCCCACCGACCTCGATTCCCCGTTCTGTGAACTTGGGACCCCTCACGGTCTCGCGCTCAAGGATGGAGTGGTACTCAATCCACCACTGAACCATCGGCCTTGCCTCTTGGTGGATACACAAGGGACCTGCCACACTACACAGGTTGAACTGACTGATTTGGTGATAGAGATCGACTCTGTGCAGTACCAACATGAAAGAAATGCAATCTTTTACTTCCGCCCCGAAACCTGTATCACACCAAGTAGTGGTGGTACCGATATTGTCATAACCGGTAATACCGTTGTGGCAGTTAAGCAGGGAGGAAATACGAGAGTGCCAATGGCTGGTTTTGTCCTCAGCTTGCGTGAAGATATCGCAGTTCAGGATACCACTGTTCGCTTTCATGGGTTGGAGGCATACCAGTTTGGTATCCAGGTAGGACCACCTATGATGAGGGAATTAAGTATGGTCGACACGCTCTGCTGTCCATTTTTTAATCCACTCGTTGCTGAGACTTCCTTTCCTCCAACCGTCTATCCACTGCCGTTCTCATCAGCTCGGGCTGCTCGTATCGCACTGGGAACAAATAGAGAGGGAGAGCCTGTGCTGGTTTGGGCTGAAGGAGCAAGCAAGCGAAATTACCAGAGGGGAAAGGAGAGCACAGGGGCTTCCTTGCTCGAGTTGGCACAGTTTTGTGACCGACAACACTACCAGGAGATCATCAACCTTGATGGTGGAGGGTCGTCACAGATTATCTATGAAGGAAAAAGATACCTGAAGATTGCTGATCGGTATGAGGACAACAGTGAAGCTGAGCGTCCAGTACCCCTTGCACTGGTTTTTAGCGCTTCCTGTTCGCAGTAATCAGGACCAACCCAGAAACAGACAACAACACCAAACAGACCATGATCGCCGTATTGTAGGAACCAGTGGTATCAGCAATCCAACCACCAATGCCAGGGGCAATGATACCGGCAAGTCCGTATGAGAGGAAAACCAGGGGATATCGCTTGGAAAACGATGTTACCCCATAGGTCTTGGAGAGATACCCTGCATAAAGCACAAACTGTGAGCCAAACAAAAAGCCCAGAACAAGTACACTTGCCAGAAACATAAAGCCACCCGATGCAACTCGTACCAGTACATAGAAGAGAGAAGCGAGCAGGAGTGACCAAGGAATAACACGATAGCCTGTCCTGTCAAAGATATGTCCCCAAATAATCCTACCGCTCAGGTTCCCAAGCGAGAACAGGACAACTGAAAGCACGGTCATCTCCTCAGCAAGACCCTTGGAGAGAGCATAGGGAGCAAGGTTTCCCACAAGAAGCAATCCAGCGAAGGTTCCACTGAACATCCCGAGGATGCTGAGAACCATAGGCTTCTCAGAATGGGCTTGATGCACTTGCATCTCACCTGACTTCTTTCCTGTGGTCGCGGGGGGGGAAGAGAGCAACAGCGCGGCAAGGAAGAGC
The sequence above is drawn from the uncultured Sphaerochaeta sp. genome and encodes:
- a CDS encoding sugar ABC transporter permease, which codes for MTHPPYRWHSKLTPWVFIIPTVIGILVFRLIPIVSSLYLSFTDWNLLSSPAFIKLGNYQELLSSEEFIGIVVNTLQFSLIYVVGSIVCGLALAVLINVRIKGISFFRSAIYLPVVTSAVAVGIIWNWMLGPTYGLVNNLIEAIGLTPPYWLGDTRLVLNTVASVQVWKMSGYYMIIFLAGLQGINRDTLESARVDGANAFQSFFRITLPMLMPTLFFVLTITIIDSFKNFELIYAMTKGGPQNASNTLVYDVYLNAFVYYRVGYASAIAYILLLFVGLMTIFNFYIKKHLVQNLD
- a CDS encoding carbohydrate ABC transporter permease; this encodes MKQKHADRYRLLLIAVVAILYIFPFLWMVSNSFMSEKNIFSVPPKFIPDLLFTDQVFDNYKEVFTQYDFGRYTINSLWVYALAAFGQILVCSLAGFALSTMQFKGKNLIFSLLIFTLMIPVQVTIIPEYYLFLKLNWMDTYLPLIVPSFLAGAFGTFMLKEFFAQVPRPLFDAGIIDGVNAYQMFARIYLPQASSPIATLFIIAFMNNWNDLLRPMLYISSRKLYTVTIALSQFQNQYGVKWNLLLAGSVLSVLPLLIIFAFSQRYIIESTMNTGIKG
- a CDS encoding phosphodiester glycosidase family protein; the protein is MRNTIITETHQNKEIQRFQVVEAFAWKNLQFASPGFDARVIREIARLYRLNIVEKDPSAYGRLVFFHVPEDIELPFFTHSESTRFFSRNITAKVQLQRLANEGSLYWEGIWISKDASARLFLNQLEAEHHLEVVSGEKDEITFIPIDGKVGFPSSLAFPLVVNSHFFLMDPTDLDSPFCELGTPHGLALKDGVVLNPPLNHRPCLLVDTQGTCHTTQVELTDLVIEIDSVQYQHERNAIFYFRPETCITPSSGGTDIVITGNTVVAVKQGGNTRVPMAGFVLSLREDIAVQDTTVRFHGLEAYQFGIQVGPPMMRELSMVDTLCCPFFNPLVAETSFPPTVYPLPFSSARAARIALGTNREGEPVLVWAEGASKRNYQRGKESTGASLLELAQFCDRQHYQEIINLDGGGSSQIIYEGKRYLKIADRYEDNSEAERPVPLALVFSASCSQ
- a CDS encoding MFS transporter, producing MHNRWIVLLAGLIMQTILGGIYAWSTLTPWLAESYGISNGESGFVFGLSIAVFTLVMVYSGHLLARKGPRIPALIGALLYMAGYSLASRSHGSFPLLLLAVGVVAGSGIGFAYVVPLSVGMQWFPRQKGLITGLSVGGFGGGAIILSSIIEAGKLSGLSLDRFFLFYSLVSGSLLFLAALLLSSPPATTGKKSGEMQVHQAHSEKPMVLSILGMFSGTFAGLLLVGNLAPYALSKGLAEEMTVLSVVLFSLGNLSGRIIWGHIFDRTGYRVIPWSLLLASLFYVLVRVASGGFMFLASVLVLGFLFGSQFVLYAGYLSKTYGVTSFSKRYPLVFLSYGLAGIIAPGIGGWIADTTGSYNTAIMVCLVLLSVSGLVLITANRKR